A window of Candidatus Woesearchaeota archaeon contains these coding sequences:
- a CDS encoding tRNA-dihydrouridine synthase family protein, with protein MKLWLAPLEAVSDCAFRTLCYRHGADLTFTEMIRVDSLVRGNKSTLQMLDLLSEAPTGIQLLAVKPASAQEFVSQFSSFSFQHAPRQINLNCGCPSPDVIRQGGGAALVKRIQRLQELVNIFRKLSLPVTLKIRLGLNAYEQKNKTYLNLLKAVDADAFIVHARHARQSSSEAADWSVFEECLSTGKHIVPNGDITEREHIAHFKQLGIKEVMIGRAAVRNPSVFSYLKGGEKRSIDALRQEYLQLCSQYPNIPKYKENVLTYLGKEKENIHNKKWLM; from the coding sequence ATGAAACTCTGGCTTGCCCCACTTGAAGCAGTGAGTGATTGCGCATTTCGAACACTATGTTATAGACATGGCGCTGATCTTACTTTTACTGAAATGATTCGTGTCGATAGTTTGGTTCGCGGCAATAAGTCGACATTGCAAATGCTTGATCTCCTCAGCGAAGCGCCGACAGGAATTCAGTTACTTGCAGTGAAGCCTGCGAGCGCGCAGGAATTTGTTTCGCAATTTTCCTCCTTTTCTTTTCAGCATGCTCCACGGCAAATAAATTTGAATTGTGGCTGCCCAAGCCCTGACGTGATTCGTCAAGGTGGCGGCGCCGCGCTCGTGAAAAGAATACAGCGACTGCAGGAATTGGTAAACATATTTCGCAAACTTTCTCTCCCCGTAACATTAAAAATACGTCTTGGATTAAACGCGTATGAACAAAAAAATAAAACATATTTGAATCTTTTGAAAGCTGTTGACGCTGACGCGTTTATTGTACACGCACGACATGCACGCCAGAGTTCCTCAGAAGCAGCGGATTGGAGTGTTTTTGAAGAATGTCTTTCTACTGGCAAACACATTGTGCCTAACGGCGATATTACTGAACGAGAGCATATCGCACACTTCAAACAACTTGGAATAAAAGAAGTGATGATTGGGAGAGCCGCTGTGCGAAATCCATCTGTGTTTTCTTATTTGAAAGGTGGCGAGAAGAGAAGTATTGACGCGTTGCGACAGGAGTATCTCCAGCTTTGTAGCCAATATCCTAATATTCCAAAATATAAAGAAAATGTTCTTACCTATTTAGGAAAAGAAAAAGAAAATATTCACAATAAAAAATGGTTGATGTGA
- a CDS encoding RNA-guided pseudouridylation complex pseudouridine synthase subunit Cbf5, with the protein MESLLPFEKIKREVFIRKHAETSPKFGKRPEERTTKEHLHLGIVNIDKPAGPTSHQISGYVRQMLHLNKAGHSGTLDPNVTGVLPVALGDATKVVQALLPAGKEYICIMHLHDDYSEEQIRKVCASFIGKIKQLPPLKSAVKREWRYRKIYYLDVLEVDGRDVLFRVGCQAGTYIRKLCADIGIALGSNGHMQELRRTKAGCFSEDSLCTMHDLADAFWYWKHENNDTLLRKFVFPLERAVGHLPKVWVFDTTVDSLCHGASLKVPGISKVESDIQVDDFIAIMSLKDELVAFGKVHMISKDIQKKDKGLAVKVERVFMSPGVYPKMSV; encoded by the coding sequence ATGGAAAGCCTTTTGCCTTTTGAAAAGATCAAACGAGAAGTGTTTATCCGCAAACACGCAGAGACCTCTCCCAAATTTGGCAAGCGACCTGAAGAGCGGACGACAAAAGAACATCTGCACCTCGGGATTGTCAATATCGACAAACCCGCAGGACCAACATCACACCAAATCAGCGGGTATGTTCGGCAAATGCTTCATCTCAACAAAGCAGGACATTCTGGAACACTGGATCCTAACGTGACTGGAGTTTTGCCTGTCGCGCTCGGTGACGCAACAAAAGTTGTTCAGGCATTATTGCCTGCCGGAAAAGAGTATATTTGCATCATGCATCTTCATGATGATTATTCTGAAGAACAAATTCGAAAGGTTTGCGCTTCTTTTATCGGGAAGATTAAACAGCTACCACCTCTTAAATCCGCAGTCAAGCGAGAGTGGCGGTATAGAAAAATTTACTATCTTGATGTTCTTGAAGTCGATGGACGAGACGTCTTGTTTCGCGTTGGTTGTCAGGCTGGAACATACATTCGAAAACTTTGCGCAGACATTGGCATTGCGCTTGGTTCCAATGGACACATGCAGGAACTTCGGCGAACAAAAGCAGGCTGCTTTAGTGAAGATTCCCTTTGCACGATGCATGATCTCGCTGACGCATTTTGGTATTGGAAACATGAAAATAATGATACCTTGCTCCGCAAATTTGTTTTTCCGCTTGAACGCGCAGTTGGACACCTTCCAAAAGTGTGGGTTTTTGACACGACTGTGGATAGCCTTTGCCATGGCGCTTCATTGAAAGTTCCTGGAATCAGCAAAGTGGAAAGCGATATTCAGGTGGATGATTTTATTGCAATCATGAGTCTTAAAGATGAATTAGTGGCATTTGGCAAAGTGCACATGATTTCTAAAGATATACAAAAAAAAGACAAAGGGCTCGCTGTCAAGGTTGAACGAGTGTTTATGAGTCCAGGAGTTTATCCGAAGATGAGTGTGTAG
- a CDS encoding DUF4870 domain-containing protein has product MGKPTGEQVVFGILSYLGILVLIPLLIKKDDDFVHFHAKQGLIMLIVWIAVSIISMIPFLEWIFGSVLYVVLGIVSLIAIIKVLMGEKWEIPVVSTYADKLNI; this is encoded by the coding sequence ATGGGAAAACCAACAGGAGAACAAGTTGTTTTTGGAATACTGTCCTATTTGGGGATATTAGTGCTTATTCCATTGTTGATAAAGAAAGATGATGATTTTGTGCATTTTCATGCAAAACAAGGGTTAATTATGTTGATCGTGTGGATTGCTGTTTCAATAATCAGTATGATTCCATTTTTAGAATGGATTTTCGGATCAGTGTTGTATGTCGTCCTTGGAATCGTGTCTTTGATCGCAATCATTAAAGTCTTAATGGGCGAGAAATGGGAAATCCCAGTTGTCAGCACCTACGCTGATAAATTGAATATTTAG